The following coding sequences lie in one Vanessa atalanta chromosome 1, ilVanAtal1.2, whole genome shotgun sequence genomic window:
- the LOC125067161 gene encoding sphingomyelin phosphodiesterase isoform X1, translating to MSAILPYIHHLSSLISVMIIRIPWRLQIVIAFLITTISGNPLFLQQSGRNIKPVIKWRPPMDTWNWTETPRNEEPFFKPSNFTHKLPPSANETELIAHMAALKRNYSRLLWDSDKSSNLPLFVDKALKLLNLKQVYYEVEHSVMSKVSCTACKAGAGLLQHYMRLGKSKEEINKMIYQFCVSLNIQSARVCEGITRLFGSEVVYVLKRITIGPDEICSFVIGDACGDVYNPYHEWEVAFPPVPKPAVRALEAPIEKAPTFKVLQISDTHFDPYYAEGANAECNEPLCCRASSGPALTPGGGAGRWGDYRKCDTPKRTIDHMLKHIADTHTDIDYILWTGDLPPHDVWNQTKEENLKVLQETVAQMSDMFPGVPIFPALGNHESSPVNSFPPPYISSSESNIAWLYNELDAQWRRWLPAGVSHTVRRGAFYSVLVRPGFRIISLNMNYCNNKNWWLLLNSTDPATELQWFIYELQSAEFNGEKVHIIGHIPPGHSDCLKVWSRNYYAIINRYESTITAQFFGHTHFDEFEVFYDPNDLGRATSIAYVGPSVSPYYDLNLGYRIYYVDGDHDATTRLVVDHETWIMNLKEANLFGYPIWYKLYSTRSAYMMPSLRPQDWDKFIDDMTSKEDVFNLYHKHYWKNSPRRGTCDGECRKRLICDARSGRSHDRRALCGHIEARIDGAAPTPQTWRAWLYNGLSVSVSMLMQIPQVAYQIPKFVMGLG from the exons GTAATCCCCTGTTTCTGCAGCAATCGGGCAGAAATATTAAACCTGTTATAAAATGGAGACCACCTATGGATACTTGGAATTGGACCGAGACACCTCGTAACGAAGAACCATTTTTCAAGCCATCAAACTTCACACACAAACTACCTCCATCTGCTAATGAAACAGAACTGATTGCTCATATGGCAGCCTTAAAACGAAATTACTCCCGACTTTTATGGGATAGTGACAAAAGTTCAAATTTACCCCTCTTCGTAGATAAAGCATTaaaattgcttaatttaaaacaagtttACTATGAAGTCGAACATTCCGTTATGTCAAAAGTATCCTGTACTGCATGCAAAGCTGGCGCTGGGTTATTGCAGCATTACATGAGACTCGGTAAAAGCAAAgaagaaatcaataaaatgatatatcaaTTCTGTGTCTCATTAAATATTCAGTCTGCAAGAGTTTGTGAAGGAATCACGAGACTATTTGGG AGTGAAGTAGTTTACGTGTTAAAAAGAATCACAATCGGTCCGGACGAAATATGCAGTTTTGTTATTGGAGATGCTTGTGGTGACGTTTATAATCCCTATCACGAATGGGAGGTGGCCTTCCCTCCGGTCCCGAAGCCGGCAGTGCGTGCCCTCGAAGCACCAATTGAAAAGGCTCCAACCTTCAAAGTTCTGCAAATTTCTGATACTCACTTTGACCCATACTACGCTGAAG GTGCCAACGCCGAATGCAATGAGCCTCTTTGCTGTCGTGCATCTAGCGGTCCCGCATTGACCCCGGGAGGTGGAGCAGGCCGTTGGGGCGACTACCGCAAGTGTGATACGCCTAAACGCACCATCGACCACATGTTAAAACATATAGCTGATACACATACC GACATAGACTACATATTATGGACCGGGGATCTACCACCTCACGATGTATGGAACCAAACGAAGGAAGAAAATCTTAAAGTTCTTCAAGAAACTGTTGCTCAAATGTCAGATATGTTCCCTGGTGTACCGATCTTTCCTGCCCTTGGTAATCACGAATCTTCACCGGTTAACAG TTTCCCTCCACCGTACATCTCGTCTTCAGAATCGAACATCGCGTGGTTGTATAATGAACTGGACGCACAGTGGCGGCGCTGGCTGCCCGCCGGCGTGTCCCACACCGTCCGTCGTGGAGCCTTCTACTCCGTGCTCGTCCGACCCGGCTTCCGCATTATATCGCTTAACATGAActattgcaataataaaaactg gTGGCTCTTACTAAACAGTACAGACCCGGCTACAGAATTGCAGtggtttatttatgaattacaaTCGGCTGAATTTAACGGTGAAAAGGTTCACATAATTGGCCACATCCCACCCGGACATTCCGATTGTCTTAAGGTGTGGAGCAGAAATTATTACGCTATAATTAATAGATATGAGTCAACAATAACCGCTCAGTTCTTTGGCCATACGCACTTCGATGAATTTGAAGTGTTTTACGATCCAAATGATTTAG GGAGAGCAACGAGTATAGCTTATGTGGGACCTTCTGTATCACCATACTATGACTTAAACTTAggatatagaatatattatgtcgATGGTGATCACGATGCTACAACTAGa ttagTAGTTGATCACGAAACCTGGATCATGAATTTAAAGGAAGCTAATCTATTTGGCTATCCAATATGGTATAAATTATACTCAACGCGGTCAGCCTACATGATGCCATCACTTCGCCCACAGGATTGGGACAAGTTTATAGACGACATGACTTCAAAAGAAGATGTATTTAACTTATATCACAA ACATTACTGGAAAAATAGTCCGCGTCGTGGGACATGCGACGGGGAATGTCGCAAGCGCCTCATCTGCGATGCGCGTTCCGGACGATCGCACGACCGGCGCGCACTGTGCGGACACATCGAAGCGCGCATCGATGGCGCCGCACCGACGCCGCAGACGTGGCGCGCCTGGCTCTACAATGGCCTGTCCGTCTC agtaTCGATGTTGATGCAAATACCACAAGTTGCTTATCAAATACCAAAGTTTGTAATGGGTCTCGgttga
- the LOC125067161 gene encoding sphingomyelin phosphodiesterase isoform X2 has translation MSAILPYIHHLSSLISVMIIRIPWRLQIVIAFLITTISGNPLFLQQSGRNIKPVIKWRPPMDTWNWTETPRNEEPFFKPSNFTHKLPPSANETELIAHMAALKRNYSRLLWDSDKSSNLPLFVDKALKLLNLKQVYYEVEHSVMSKVSCTACKAGAGLLQHYMRLGKSKEEINKMIYQFCVSLNIQSARVCEGITRLFGSEVVYVLKRITIGPDEICSFVIGDACGDVYNPYHEWEVAFPPVPKPAVRALEAPIEKAPTFKVLQISDTHFDPYYAEGANAECNEPLCCRASSGPALTPGGGAGRWGDYRKCDTPKRTIDHMLKHIADTHTDIDYILWTGDLPPHDVWNQTKEENLKVLQETVAQMSDMFPGVPIFPALGNHESSPVNSFPPPYISSSESNIAWLYNELDAQWRRWLPAGVSHTVRRGAFYSVLVRPGFRIISLNMNYCNNKNWWLLLNSTDPATELQWFIYELQSAEFNGEKVHIIGHIPPGHSDCLKVWSRNYYAIINRYESTITAQFFGHTHFDEFEVFYDPNDLGRATSIAYVGPSVSPYYDLNLGYRIYYVDGDHDATTRLVVDHETWIMNLKEANLFGYPIWYKLYSTRSAYMMPSLRPQDWDKFIDDMTSKEDVFNLYHKHYWKNSPRRGTCDGECRKRLICDARSGRSHDRRALCGHIEARIDGAAPTPQTWRAWLYNGLSVSPSVQQV, from the exons GTAATCCCCTGTTTCTGCAGCAATCGGGCAGAAATATTAAACCTGTTATAAAATGGAGACCACCTATGGATACTTGGAATTGGACCGAGACACCTCGTAACGAAGAACCATTTTTCAAGCCATCAAACTTCACACACAAACTACCTCCATCTGCTAATGAAACAGAACTGATTGCTCATATGGCAGCCTTAAAACGAAATTACTCCCGACTTTTATGGGATAGTGACAAAAGTTCAAATTTACCCCTCTTCGTAGATAAAGCATTaaaattgcttaatttaaaacaagtttACTATGAAGTCGAACATTCCGTTATGTCAAAAGTATCCTGTACTGCATGCAAAGCTGGCGCTGGGTTATTGCAGCATTACATGAGACTCGGTAAAAGCAAAgaagaaatcaataaaatgatatatcaaTTCTGTGTCTCATTAAATATTCAGTCTGCAAGAGTTTGTGAAGGAATCACGAGACTATTTGGG AGTGAAGTAGTTTACGTGTTAAAAAGAATCACAATCGGTCCGGACGAAATATGCAGTTTTGTTATTGGAGATGCTTGTGGTGACGTTTATAATCCCTATCACGAATGGGAGGTGGCCTTCCCTCCGGTCCCGAAGCCGGCAGTGCGTGCCCTCGAAGCACCAATTGAAAAGGCTCCAACCTTCAAAGTTCTGCAAATTTCTGATACTCACTTTGACCCATACTACGCTGAAG GTGCCAACGCCGAATGCAATGAGCCTCTTTGCTGTCGTGCATCTAGCGGTCCCGCATTGACCCCGGGAGGTGGAGCAGGCCGTTGGGGCGACTACCGCAAGTGTGATACGCCTAAACGCACCATCGACCACATGTTAAAACATATAGCTGATACACATACC GACATAGACTACATATTATGGACCGGGGATCTACCACCTCACGATGTATGGAACCAAACGAAGGAAGAAAATCTTAAAGTTCTTCAAGAAACTGTTGCTCAAATGTCAGATATGTTCCCTGGTGTACCGATCTTTCCTGCCCTTGGTAATCACGAATCTTCACCGGTTAACAG TTTCCCTCCACCGTACATCTCGTCTTCAGAATCGAACATCGCGTGGTTGTATAATGAACTGGACGCACAGTGGCGGCGCTGGCTGCCCGCCGGCGTGTCCCACACCGTCCGTCGTGGAGCCTTCTACTCCGTGCTCGTCCGACCCGGCTTCCGCATTATATCGCTTAACATGAActattgcaataataaaaactg gTGGCTCTTACTAAACAGTACAGACCCGGCTACAGAATTGCAGtggtttatttatgaattacaaTCGGCTGAATTTAACGGTGAAAAGGTTCACATAATTGGCCACATCCCACCCGGACATTCCGATTGTCTTAAGGTGTGGAGCAGAAATTATTACGCTATAATTAATAGATATGAGTCAACAATAACCGCTCAGTTCTTTGGCCATACGCACTTCGATGAATTTGAAGTGTTTTACGATCCAAATGATTTAG GGAGAGCAACGAGTATAGCTTATGTGGGACCTTCTGTATCACCATACTATGACTTAAACTTAggatatagaatatattatgtcgATGGTGATCACGATGCTACAACTAGa ttagTAGTTGATCACGAAACCTGGATCATGAATTTAAAGGAAGCTAATCTATTTGGCTATCCAATATGGTATAAATTATACTCAACGCGGTCAGCCTACATGATGCCATCACTTCGCCCACAGGATTGGGACAAGTTTATAGACGACATGACTTCAAAAGAAGATGTATTTAACTTATATCACAA ACATTACTGGAAAAATAGTCCGCGTCGTGGGACATGCGACGGGGAATGTCGCAAGCGCCTCATCTGCGATGCGCGTTCCGGACGATCGCACGACCGGCGCGCACTGTGCGGACACATCGAAGCGCGCATCGATGGCGCCGCACCGACGCCGCAGACGTGGCGCGCCTGGCTCTACAATGGCCTGTCCGTCTC ACCTAGTGTACAGCAAGTTTAA
- the LOC125067161 gene encoding sphingomyelin phosphodiesterase isoform X3, translating into MIIRIPWRLQIVIAFLITTISGNPLFLQQSGRNIKPVIKWRPPMDTWNWTETPRNEEPFFKPSNFTHKLPPSANETELIAHMAALKRNYSRLLWDSDKSSNLPLFVDKALKLLNLKQVYYEVEHSVMSKVSCTACKAGAGLLQHYMRLGKSKEEINKMIYQFCVSLNIQSARVCEGITRLFGSEVVYVLKRITIGPDEICSFVIGDACGDVYNPYHEWEVAFPPVPKPAVRALEAPIEKAPTFKVLQISDTHFDPYYAEGANAECNEPLCCRASSGPALTPGGGAGRWGDYRKCDTPKRTIDHMLKHIADTHTDIDYILWTGDLPPHDVWNQTKEENLKVLQETVAQMSDMFPGVPIFPALGNHESSPVNSFPPPYISSSESNIAWLYNELDAQWRRWLPAGVSHTVRRGAFYSVLVRPGFRIISLNMNYCNNKNWWLLLNSTDPATELQWFIYELQSAEFNGEKVHIIGHIPPGHSDCLKVWSRNYYAIINRYESTITAQFFGHTHFDEFEVFYDPNDLGRATSIAYVGPSVSPYYDLNLGYRIYYVDGDHDATTRLVVDHETWIMNLKEANLFGYPIWYKLYSTRSAYMMPSLRPQDWDKFIDDMTSKEDVFNLYHKHYWKNSPRRGTCDGECRKRLICDARSGRSHDRRALCGHIEARIDGAAPTPQTWRAWLYNGLSVSVSMLMQIPQVAYQIPKFVMGLG; encoded by the exons GTAATCCCCTGTTTCTGCAGCAATCGGGCAGAAATATTAAACCTGTTATAAAATGGAGACCACCTATGGATACTTGGAATTGGACCGAGACACCTCGTAACGAAGAACCATTTTTCAAGCCATCAAACTTCACACACAAACTACCTCCATCTGCTAATGAAACAGAACTGATTGCTCATATGGCAGCCTTAAAACGAAATTACTCCCGACTTTTATGGGATAGTGACAAAAGTTCAAATTTACCCCTCTTCGTAGATAAAGCATTaaaattgcttaatttaaaacaagtttACTATGAAGTCGAACATTCCGTTATGTCAAAAGTATCCTGTACTGCATGCAAAGCTGGCGCTGGGTTATTGCAGCATTACATGAGACTCGGTAAAAGCAAAgaagaaatcaataaaatgatatatcaaTTCTGTGTCTCATTAAATATTCAGTCTGCAAGAGTTTGTGAAGGAATCACGAGACTATTTGGG AGTGAAGTAGTTTACGTGTTAAAAAGAATCACAATCGGTCCGGACGAAATATGCAGTTTTGTTATTGGAGATGCTTGTGGTGACGTTTATAATCCCTATCACGAATGGGAGGTGGCCTTCCCTCCGGTCCCGAAGCCGGCAGTGCGTGCCCTCGAAGCACCAATTGAAAAGGCTCCAACCTTCAAAGTTCTGCAAATTTCTGATACTCACTTTGACCCATACTACGCTGAAG GTGCCAACGCCGAATGCAATGAGCCTCTTTGCTGTCGTGCATCTAGCGGTCCCGCATTGACCCCGGGAGGTGGAGCAGGCCGTTGGGGCGACTACCGCAAGTGTGATACGCCTAAACGCACCATCGACCACATGTTAAAACATATAGCTGATACACATACC GACATAGACTACATATTATGGACCGGGGATCTACCACCTCACGATGTATGGAACCAAACGAAGGAAGAAAATCTTAAAGTTCTTCAAGAAACTGTTGCTCAAATGTCAGATATGTTCCCTGGTGTACCGATCTTTCCTGCCCTTGGTAATCACGAATCTTCACCGGTTAACAG TTTCCCTCCACCGTACATCTCGTCTTCAGAATCGAACATCGCGTGGTTGTATAATGAACTGGACGCACAGTGGCGGCGCTGGCTGCCCGCCGGCGTGTCCCACACCGTCCGTCGTGGAGCCTTCTACTCCGTGCTCGTCCGACCCGGCTTCCGCATTATATCGCTTAACATGAActattgcaataataaaaactg gTGGCTCTTACTAAACAGTACAGACCCGGCTACAGAATTGCAGtggtttatttatgaattacaaTCGGCTGAATTTAACGGTGAAAAGGTTCACATAATTGGCCACATCCCACCCGGACATTCCGATTGTCTTAAGGTGTGGAGCAGAAATTATTACGCTATAATTAATAGATATGAGTCAACAATAACCGCTCAGTTCTTTGGCCATACGCACTTCGATGAATTTGAAGTGTTTTACGATCCAAATGATTTAG GGAGAGCAACGAGTATAGCTTATGTGGGACCTTCTGTATCACCATACTATGACTTAAACTTAggatatagaatatattatgtcgATGGTGATCACGATGCTACAACTAGa ttagTAGTTGATCACGAAACCTGGATCATGAATTTAAAGGAAGCTAATCTATTTGGCTATCCAATATGGTATAAATTATACTCAACGCGGTCAGCCTACATGATGCCATCACTTCGCCCACAGGATTGGGACAAGTTTATAGACGACATGACTTCAAAAGAAGATGTATTTAACTTATATCACAA ACATTACTGGAAAAATAGTCCGCGTCGTGGGACATGCGACGGGGAATGTCGCAAGCGCCTCATCTGCGATGCGCGTTCCGGACGATCGCACGACCGGCGCGCACTGTGCGGACACATCGAAGCGCGCATCGATGGCGCCGCACCGACGCCGCAGACGTGGCGCGCCTGGCTCTACAATGGCCTGTCCGTCTC agtaTCGATGTTGATGCAAATACCACAAGTTGCTTATCAAATACCAAAGTTTGTAATGGGTCTCGgttga
- the LOC125067161 gene encoding sphingomyelin phosphodiesterase isoform X4, producing the protein MSAILPYIHHLSSLISVMIIRIPWRLQIVIAFLITTISGNPLFLQQSGRNIKPVIKWRPPMDTWNWTETPRNEEPFFKPSNFTHKLPPSANETELIAHMAALKRNYSRLLWDSDKSSNLPLFVDKALKLLNLKQVYYEVEHSVMSKVSCTACKAGAGLLQHYMRLGKSKEEINKMIYQFCVSLNIQSARVCEGITRLFGSEVVYVLKRITIGPDEICSFVIGDACGDVYNPYHEWEVAFPPVPKPAVRALEAPIEKAPTFKVLQISDTHFDPYYAEGANAECNEPLCCRASSGPALTPGGGAGRWGDYRKCDTPKRTIDHMLKHIADTHTDIDYILWTGDLPPHDVWNQTKEENLKVLQETVAQMSDMFPGVPIFPALGNHESSPVNSFPPPYISSSESNIAWLYNELDAQWRRWLPAGVSHTVRRGAFYSVLVRPGFRIISLNMNYCNNKNWWLLLNSTDPATELQWFIYELQSAEFNGEKVHIIGHIPPGHSDCLKVWSRNYYAIINRYESTITAQFFGHTHFDEFEVFYDPNDLGRATSIAYVGPSVSPYYDLNLGYRIYYVDGDHDATTRLVVDHETWIMNLKEANLFGYPIWYKLYSTRSAYMMPSLRPQDWDKFIDDMTSKEDVFNLYHKHYWKNSPRRGTCDGECRKRLICDARSGRSHDRRALCGHIEARIDGAAPTPQTWRAWLYNGLSVS; encoded by the exons GTAATCCCCTGTTTCTGCAGCAATCGGGCAGAAATATTAAACCTGTTATAAAATGGAGACCACCTATGGATACTTGGAATTGGACCGAGACACCTCGTAACGAAGAACCATTTTTCAAGCCATCAAACTTCACACACAAACTACCTCCATCTGCTAATGAAACAGAACTGATTGCTCATATGGCAGCCTTAAAACGAAATTACTCCCGACTTTTATGGGATAGTGACAAAAGTTCAAATTTACCCCTCTTCGTAGATAAAGCATTaaaattgcttaatttaaaacaagtttACTATGAAGTCGAACATTCCGTTATGTCAAAAGTATCCTGTACTGCATGCAAAGCTGGCGCTGGGTTATTGCAGCATTACATGAGACTCGGTAAAAGCAAAgaagaaatcaataaaatgatatatcaaTTCTGTGTCTCATTAAATATTCAGTCTGCAAGAGTTTGTGAAGGAATCACGAGACTATTTGGG AGTGAAGTAGTTTACGTGTTAAAAAGAATCACAATCGGTCCGGACGAAATATGCAGTTTTGTTATTGGAGATGCTTGTGGTGACGTTTATAATCCCTATCACGAATGGGAGGTGGCCTTCCCTCCGGTCCCGAAGCCGGCAGTGCGTGCCCTCGAAGCACCAATTGAAAAGGCTCCAACCTTCAAAGTTCTGCAAATTTCTGATACTCACTTTGACCCATACTACGCTGAAG GTGCCAACGCCGAATGCAATGAGCCTCTTTGCTGTCGTGCATCTAGCGGTCCCGCATTGACCCCGGGAGGTGGAGCAGGCCGTTGGGGCGACTACCGCAAGTGTGATACGCCTAAACGCACCATCGACCACATGTTAAAACATATAGCTGATACACATACC GACATAGACTACATATTATGGACCGGGGATCTACCACCTCACGATGTATGGAACCAAACGAAGGAAGAAAATCTTAAAGTTCTTCAAGAAACTGTTGCTCAAATGTCAGATATGTTCCCTGGTGTACCGATCTTTCCTGCCCTTGGTAATCACGAATCTTCACCGGTTAACAG TTTCCCTCCACCGTACATCTCGTCTTCAGAATCGAACATCGCGTGGTTGTATAATGAACTGGACGCACAGTGGCGGCGCTGGCTGCCCGCCGGCGTGTCCCACACCGTCCGTCGTGGAGCCTTCTACTCCGTGCTCGTCCGACCCGGCTTCCGCATTATATCGCTTAACATGAActattgcaataataaaaactg gTGGCTCTTACTAAACAGTACAGACCCGGCTACAGAATTGCAGtggtttatttatgaattacaaTCGGCTGAATTTAACGGTGAAAAGGTTCACATAATTGGCCACATCCCACCCGGACATTCCGATTGTCTTAAGGTGTGGAGCAGAAATTATTACGCTATAATTAATAGATATGAGTCAACAATAACCGCTCAGTTCTTTGGCCATACGCACTTCGATGAATTTGAAGTGTTTTACGATCCAAATGATTTAG GGAGAGCAACGAGTATAGCTTATGTGGGACCTTCTGTATCACCATACTATGACTTAAACTTAggatatagaatatattatgtcgATGGTGATCACGATGCTACAACTAGa ttagTAGTTGATCACGAAACCTGGATCATGAATTTAAAGGAAGCTAATCTATTTGGCTATCCAATATGGTATAAATTATACTCAACGCGGTCAGCCTACATGATGCCATCACTTCGCCCACAGGATTGGGACAAGTTTATAGACGACATGACTTCAAAAGAAGATGTATTTAACTTATATCACAA ACATTACTGGAAAAATAGTCCGCGTCGTGGGACATGCGACGGGGAATGTCGCAAGCGCCTCATCTGCGATGCGCGTTCCGGACGATCGCACGACCGGCGCGCACTGTGCGGACACATCGAAGCGCGCATCGATGGCGCCGCACCGACGCCGCAGACGTGGCGCGCCTGGCTCTACAATGGCCTGTCCGTCTCGTGA